The window GATCTCGATCCGGTTCTCTCCTGACTCGCCAGTCTGCTTCAGGTGCACGTAGACCTTTCGCTCAGCCATGAGTCGCTCCGGCAGGAGGGGGGATGCCGAGGGGCCTCCCACCATACGACGCGCCGGCGACTTGAGCAATAACCGCCCACCCGGGGCGGGGTTTCAGGAGGCTCAGGTAAAGCCGCTGTTGCCACCGCACGAGGTGGCGCCGCTTCCGGCTCCGGACCGGCTCCCCGTCAGCACCCCGCACCCCGTGATGCGACGCTCGACGTCGGTTGAACCGCACGCCGGACAGCGCCGACCCTCACCCGCCGAGTAGGCGGACATGGACAGGCGCACCTCATACGGGGCGCTGCACTGGAGGCAGATGTACTCGTAGGTGGGCATCGGTGGGTGAAGATGCGCTGTGCCGCCGGCACAGACGATTTACGATGGACGGGCACATGAATTAGTATGTTTCGCCAACTCGCCGCGGGAGTGGGCAGGCCTCACGCCTTCCAGCACCGTCCGCGGCTCACGCTTCCACGCTCCGCCGACTACCCACGTCCGCATGCCCGTCTCCCGACGAGAATTCCTGGTCCTCGCCCTGCTCGGCCTGCTCGCCGGCGCCGCGTATTTCGTGACGTGCCGCCTGATCTCGTCGCCGGCGGATGTCGCGATGCCAGCGTGGGTGCCGTTCCTTCCCATACTCACCATTCCGTACCTCCTGCAGGTGGTCGTGAGCTACGTGCTGGCGATGTACCTGGTGCACCGCGCGCGGCGGCACGCCGTGTTCAAGGCGTACTTCCTGTCGCTGGCCATGGTCTTCGCGGTCTGGTTGATCCACCCCACGCGCATGCGACGTCCGCCCGCGCCGCCGGAGTGGTGGAACTGGCCCTA of the Gemmatimonadaceae bacterium genome contains:
- a CDS encoding zinc ribbon domain-containing protein, whose translation is MPTYEYICLQCSAPYEVRLSMSAYSAGEGRRCPACGSTDVERRITGCGVLTGSRSGAGSGATSCGGNSGFT